A section of the Delphinus delphis chromosome 1, mDelDel1.2, whole genome shotgun sequence genome encodes:
- the IGSF8 gene encoding immunoglobulin superfamily member 8 isoform X2, with amino-acid sequence MKSLAPENISRVGCCAREVLVPQGPLYRVAGTAISISCNVTGYEGPAQQDFEWFLYRPEAPEAALGIVSTRDTRFSYAVFGPRVAAGEVQVQRLQGDAVVLKIARLQAQDAGIYECYTPSTDAHYLGSYSGKVELRVLPDMLQVSAAPPGPRGRQAPASPPRLMVHEGQELALGCLARTSTEKHTHLAVSFGRAVPEAPVGRATLQEVVGLRPDMAVEAGAPYAERLAAGELRLGKEGTERYRMVVGGAQADDAGTYHCTAAEWIQDPDGSWAQIAEKRAVLAHVDVQTLSSQLAVTVGPGERRIGPGEPLELLCNVSGALPPTGRHAAYSVGWEMAPAGAPGPGRLVAQLDTEGVGSLGPGYEGRHIAMEKVASRTYRLRLEAARPGDAGTYRCLAKAYVRGSGARLREAASARSRPLPVHVREEGVVLEAVAWLAGGTVYRGETASLLCNISVRGGPPGLRLAASWWVERLEDGELSSAPAQLVGGVGQDGVAELGVRPGGGPVSVELVGPRSHRLRLHGLGPEDEGVYHCAPSAWVQHADYSWYQAGSARSGPVTVYPYTHALDTLFVPLLVGAGLALAIGATILGSITCCFMKRLQKR; translated from the exons atgaagtcaCTTGCCCCAGAGAACATATCTA GAGTCGGGTGCTGTGCCCGGGAGGTGCTAGTCCCTCAGGGGCCCCTGTATCGCGTGGCTGGCACAGCCATCTCCATCTCCTGCAATGTCACTGGCTACGAGGGCCCTGCCCAGCAGGACTTCGAGTGGTTCCTGTACAGGCCTGAGGCCCCAGAGGCTGCCCTGGGCATTGTCAGTACCAGGGATACCCGATTCTCCTATGCTGTCTTTGGGCCCCGAGTGGCAGCTGGTGAGGTACAGGTGCAGCGACTGCAGGGTGATGCCGTGGTGCTCAAGATTGCCCGCCTGCAGGCCCAGGATGCTGGCATTTACGAGTGCTACACACCCTCCACTGATGCCCACTACCTGGGCAGCTACAGCGGCAAAGTGGAACTGAGAG TTCTTCCAGATATGCTGCAGGTGTCTGCTGCCCCCCCAGGGCCCCGGGGCCGTCAGGCCCCAGCTTCACCCCCTCGCCTGATGGTGCACGAGGGGCAGGAGCTGGCACTGGGCTGCCTGGCACGGACGAGCACGGAGAAGCACACACACCTGGCCGTGTCCTTTGGGCGAGCTGTGCCCGAGGCGCCAGTGGGGCGAGCAACGCTGCAGGAAGTGGTGGGACTCCGGCCCGACATGGCCGTGGAGGCCGGAGCTCCCTACGCTGAGCGGCTGGCGGCAGGGGAGCTGCGGCTGGGCAAGGAGGGGACTGAGCGCTACCGCATGGTGGTGGGGGGCGCCCAGGCGGACGACGCAGGCACCTACCACTGCACTGCCGCTGAGTGGATTCAGGATCCCGACGGCAGCTGGGCCCAGATTGCGGAGAAGAGGGCTGTCCTGGCCCACGTGGACGTGCAGACGCTGT CCAGCCAGCTGGCAGTGACAGTGGGGCCTGGGGAACGTCGGATCGGCCCAGGGGAGCCCTTGGAGCTGCTGTGCAATGTGTCAGGGGCCCTGCCCCCAACGGGCCGTCATGCCGCCTACTCCGTGGGCTGGGAGATGGCACCTGCGGGGGCACCTGGGCCCGGCCGCCTGGTTGCCCAGCTGGACACGGAGGGTGTGGGCAGTCTGGGCCCTGGCTACGAGGGCCGGCACATTGCCATGGAGAAGGTGGCTTCCAGAACCTACCGGCTACGGCTGGAGGCTGCCCGGCCCGGGGATGCGGGTACCTACCGCTGCCTCGCCAAGGCCTATGTCCGAGGGTCTGGGGCCCGGCTTCGGGAAGCCGCCAGTGCCCGCTCCCGGCCCCTCCCCGTGCACGTGCGTGAGGAAG GTGTGGTGCTGGAGGCTGTGGCCTGGCTAGCGGGAGGCACAGTGTACCGCGGGGAGACGGCCTCCCTGCTCTGCAACATCTCCGTGCGGGGCGGCCCCCCCGGGCTGCGGCTGGCTGCCAGCTGGTGGGTGGAGAGGCTGGAGGACGGGGAGCTGagctctgcccctgcccagctGGTGGGTGGCGTGGGCCAGGACggtgtggcagagctgggggtcCGGCCCGGAGGAGGCCCCGTCAGCGTGGAGCTGGTGGGGCCCCGAAGCCATCGGCTGAGACTGCACGGCTTGGGGCCCGAGGACGAAGGCGTGTACCACTGTGCCCCCAGCGCCTGGGTGCAGCACGCTGACTACAGCTGGTACCAGGCGGGCAGTGCCCGCTCAGGGCCTGTCACGGTCTACCCGTACACACATG CCCTGGACACCCTGTTTGTGCCCCTGCTGGTGGGTGCAGGGCTTGCCCTAGCCATCGGAGCCACCATCCTGGGCTCCATCACCTGCTGCTTCATGAAGAGGCTGCAGAAACGGTGA
- the KCNJ9 gene encoding G protein-activated inward rectifier potassium channel 3 isoform X1, protein MQRIQPLQAPRRRPGRDLPAAATAMAQENAAFSPGPEEQPRRRGRQRYVEKDGRCNVQQGNVRETYRYLTDLFTTLVDLQWRLSLLFFVLAYALTWLFFGAIWWLIAYGRGDLEHLEDTAWTPCVNNLNGFVAAFLFSIETETTIGYGHRVITDQCPEGIVLLLLQAILGSMVNAFMVGCMFVKISQPNKRAATLVFSSHAVVSLRDGRLCLMFRVGDLRSSHIVEASIRAKLIRSRQTLEGEFIPLHQTDLSVGFDTGDDRLFLVSPLVISHEIDAASPFWEASRRALERDDFEIVVILEGMVEATGMTCQARSSYLVDEVLWGHRFTSVLTLEDGFYEVDYASFHETFEVPTPSCSARELAEAAARLDAHLYWSIPSRLDEKVEEEGLGEGAGEEAGADKEQNGCLPPPESESKV, encoded by the exons CCCCTCCAGGCCCCGCGCCGCCGCCCGGGCCGTGACCTCCCCGCCGCGGCCACGGCCATGGCGCAGGAGAACGCCGCCTTCTCGCCGGGGCCTGAGGAGCAGCCGCGGCGCCGCGGCCGCCAGCGCTACGTGGAGAAGGACGGCCGCTGCAACGTGCAGCAGGGCAACGTGCGCGAGACGTACCGCTACCTGACCGACCTGTTCACCACGCTCGTGGACCTGCAGTGGCGCCTGAGCCTGCTCTTCTTCGTGCTGGCCTACGCGCTCACCTGGCTCTTCTTCGGCGCCATCTGGTGGCTGATCGCCTACGGCCGCGGCGACCTGGAGCACCTGGAGGACACGGCGTGGACGCCGTGCGTCAACAACCTCAACGGCTTCGTGGCCGCCTTCCTCTTCTCCATCGAGACGGAGACCACCATCGGCTACGGGCACCGCGTCATCACCGACCAGTGCCCCGAGGGCAtcgtgctgctgctgctgcaggccaTCCTGGGCTCCATGGTGAACGCTTTCATGGTGGGCTGCATGTTCGTCAAGATCTCGCAGCCCAACAAGCGCGCCGCCACGCTCGTCTTCTCCTCGCACGCCGTGGTGTCGCTGCGCGACGGGCGCCTCTGCCTCATGTTCCGCGTGGGTGACCTGCGCTCATCGCACATAGTCGAGGCTTCCATCCGCGCCAAGCTCATCCGCTCGCGCCAGACGCTCGAGGGCGAGTTCATCCCGCTGCACCAGACCGACCTCAGCGTGGGCTTTGACACGGGCGACGACCGCCTCTTCCTCGTCTCACCGCTCGTCATCAGCCACGAGATCGACGCCGCCAGCCCCTTCTGGGAGGCGTCGCGCCGCGCTCTCGAGAGGGACGACTTCGAGATCGTCGTCATCCTCGAGGGCATGGTGGAAGCCACGG GAATGACATGCCAAGCTCGGAGCTCCTACCTGGTGGATGAGGTGCTGTGGGGTCACCGCTTCACGTCAGTGCTGACCCTGGAGGATGGCTTCTACGAGGTGGACTATGCCAGCTTCCACGAGACCTTTGAGGTGCCCACACCCTCATGCAGCGCCCGGGAGCTGGCCGAGGCCGCAGCCCGCCTTGACGCCCATCTCTACTGGTCCATCCCCAGCCGGCTGGATgagaaggtggaggaggaggggctgggggagggggcgggcgaAGAGGCTGGGGCTGACAAAGAGCAGAACGGCTGCCTGCCGCCCCCGGAGAGTGAGTCCAAGGTGTGA
- the KCNJ9 gene encoding G protein-activated inward rectifier potassium channel 3 isoform X2, translated as MAQENAAFSPGPEEQPRRRGRQRYVEKDGRCNVQQGNVRETYRYLTDLFTTLVDLQWRLSLLFFVLAYALTWLFFGAIWWLIAYGRGDLEHLEDTAWTPCVNNLNGFVAAFLFSIETETTIGYGHRVITDQCPEGIVLLLLQAILGSMVNAFMVGCMFVKISQPNKRAATLVFSSHAVVSLRDGRLCLMFRVGDLRSSHIVEASIRAKLIRSRQTLEGEFIPLHQTDLSVGFDTGDDRLFLVSPLVISHEIDAASPFWEASRRALERDDFEIVVILEGMVEATGMTCQARSSYLVDEVLWGHRFTSVLTLEDGFYEVDYASFHETFEVPTPSCSARELAEAAARLDAHLYWSIPSRLDEKVEEEGLGEGAGEEAGADKEQNGCLPPPESESKV; from the exons ATGGCGCAGGAGAACGCCGCCTTCTCGCCGGGGCCTGAGGAGCAGCCGCGGCGCCGCGGCCGCCAGCGCTACGTGGAGAAGGACGGCCGCTGCAACGTGCAGCAGGGCAACGTGCGCGAGACGTACCGCTACCTGACCGACCTGTTCACCACGCTCGTGGACCTGCAGTGGCGCCTGAGCCTGCTCTTCTTCGTGCTGGCCTACGCGCTCACCTGGCTCTTCTTCGGCGCCATCTGGTGGCTGATCGCCTACGGCCGCGGCGACCTGGAGCACCTGGAGGACACGGCGTGGACGCCGTGCGTCAACAACCTCAACGGCTTCGTGGCCGCCTTCCTCTTCTCCATCGAGACGGAGACCACCATCGGCTACGGGCACCGCGTCATCACCGACCAGTGCCCCGAGGGCAtcgtgctgctgctgctgcaggccaTCCTGGGCTCCATGGTGAACGCTTTCATGGTGGGCTGCATGTTCGTCAAGATCTCGCAGCCCAACAAGCGCGCCGCCACGCTCGTCTTCTCCTCGCACGCCGTGGTGTCGCTGCGCGACGGGCGCCTCTGCCTCATGTTCCGCGTGGGTGACCTGCGCTCATCGCACATAGTCGAGGCTTCCATCCGCGCCAAGCTCATCCGCTCGCGCCAGACGCTCGAGGGCGAGTTCATCCCGCTGCACCAGACCGACCTCAGCGTGGGCTTTGACACGGGCGACGACCGCCTCTTCCTCGTCTCACCGCTCGTCATCAGCCACGAGATCGACGCCGCCAGCCCCTTCTGGGAGGCGTCGCGCCGCGCTCTCGAGAGGGACGACTTCGAGATCGTCGTCATCCTCGAGGGCATGGTGGAAGCCACGG GAATGACATGCCAAGCTCGGAGCTCCTACCTGGTGGATGAGGTGCTGTGGGGTCACCGCTTCACGTCAGTGCTGACCCTGGAGGATGGCTTCTACGAGGTGGACTATGCCAGCTTCCACGAGACCTTTGAGGTGCCCACACCCTCATGCAGCGCCCGGGAGCTGGCCGAGGCCGCAGCCCGCCTTGACGCCCATCTCTACTGGTCCATCCCCAGCCGGCTGGATgagaaggtggaggaggaggggctgggggagggggcgggcgaAGAGGCTGGGGCTGACAAAGAGCAGAACGGCTGCCTGCCGCCCCCGGAGAGTGAGTCCAAGGTGTGA
- the IGSF8 gene encoding immunoglobulin superfamily member 8 isoform X1 encodes MGALGPKPPPLLLLLILGVGCCAREVLVPQGPLYRVAGTAISISCNVTGYEGPAQQDFEWFLYRPEAPEAALGIVSTRDTRFSYAVFGPRVAAGEVQVQRLQGDAVVLKIARLQAQDAGIYECYTPSTDAHYLGSYSGKVELRVLPDMLQVSAAPPGPRGRQAPASPPRLMVHEGQELALGCLARTSTEKHTHLAVSFGRAVPEAPVGRATLQEVVGLRPDMAVEAGAPYAERLAAGELRLGKEGTERYRMVVGGAQADDAGTYHCTAAEWIQDPDGSWAQIAEKRAVLAHVDVQTLSSQLAVTVGPGERRIGPGEPLELLCNVSGALPPTGRHAAYSVGWEMAPAGAPGPGRLVAQLDTEGVGSLGPGYEGRHIAMEKVASRTYRLRLEAARPGDAGTYRCLAKAYVRGSGARLREAASARSRPLPVHVREEGVVLEAVAWLAGGTVYRGETASLLCNISVRGGPPGLRLAASWWVERLEDGELSSAPAQLVGGVGQDGVAELGVRPGGGPVSVELVGPRSHRLRLHGLGPEDEGVYHCAPSAWVQHADYSWYQAGSARSGPVTVYPYTHALDTLFVPLLVGAGLALAIGATILGSITCCFMKRLQKR; translated from the exons ATGGGCGCCCTCGGTCCCaagccgccgccgctgctgctgctgttaaTCCTGG GAGTCGGGTGCTGTGCCCGGGAGGTGCTAGTCCCTCAGGGGCCCCTGTATCGCGTGGCTGGCACAGCCATCTCCATCTCCTGCAATGTCACTGGCTACGAGGGCCCTGCCCAGCAGGACTTCGAGTGGTTCCTGTACAGGCCTGAGGCCCCAGAGGCTGCCCTGGGCATTGTCAGTACCAGGGATACCCGATTCTCCTATGCTGTCTTTGGGCCCCGAGTGGCAGCTGGTGAGGTACAGGTGCAGCGACTGCAGGGTGATGCCGTGGTGCTCAAGATTGCCCGCCTGCAGGCCCAGGATGCTGGCATTTACGAGTGCTACACACCCTCCACTGATGCCCACTACCTGGGCAGCTACAGCGGCAAAGTGGAACTGAGAG TTCTTCCAGATATGCTGCAGGTGTCTGCTGCCCCCCCAGGGCCCCGGGGCCGTCAGGCCCCAGCTTCACCCCCTCGCCTGATGGTGCACGAGGGGCAGGAGCTGGCACTGGGCTGCCTGGCACGGACGAGCACGGAGAAGCACACACACCTGGCCGTGTCCTTTGGGCGAGCTGTGCCCGAGGCGCCAGTGGGGCGAGCAACGCTGCAGGAAGTGGTGGGACTCCGGCCCGACATGGCCGTGGAGGCCGGAGCTCCCTACGCTGAGCGGCTGGCGGCAGGGGAGCTGCGGCTGGGCAAGGAGGGGACTGAGCGCTACCGCATGGTGGTGGGGGGCGCCCAGGCGGACGACGCAGGCACCTACCACTGCACTGCCGCTGAGTGGATTCAGGATCCCGACGGCAGCTGGGCCCAGATTGCGGAGAAGAGGGCTGTCCTGGCCCACGTGGACGTGCAGACGCTGT CCAGCCAGCTGGCAGTGACAGTGGGGCCTGGGGAACGTCGGATCGGCCCAGGGGAGCCCTTGGAGCTGCTGTGCAATGTGTCAGGGGCCCTGCCCCCAACGGGCCGTCATGCCGCCTACTCCGTGGGCTGGGAGATGGCACCTGCGGGGGCACCTGGGCCCGGCCGCCTGGTTGCCCAGCTGGACACGGAGGGTGTGGGCAGTCTGGGCCCTGGCTACGAGGGCCGGCACATTGCCATGGAGAAGGTGGCTTCCAGAACCTACCGGCTACGGCTGGAGGCTGCCCGGCCCGGGGATGCGGGTACCTACCGCTGCCTCGCCAAGGCCTATGTCCGAGGGTCTGGGGCCCGGCTTCGGGAAGCCGCCAGTGCCCGCTCCCGGCCCCTCCCCGTGCACGTGCGTGAGGAAG GTGTGGTGCTGGAGGCTGTGGCCTGGCTAGCGGGAGGCACAGTGTACCGCGGGGAGACGGCCTCCCTGCTCTGCAACATCTCCGTGCGGGGCGGCCCCCCCGGGCTGCGGCTGGCTGCCAGCTGGTGGGTGGAGAGGCTGGAGGACGGGGAGCTGagctctgcccctgcccagctGGTGGGTGGCGTGGGCCAGGACggtgtggcagagctgggggtcCGGCCCGGAGGAGGCCCCGTCAGCGTGGAGCTGGTGGGGCCCCGAAGCCATCGGCTGAGACTGCACGGCTTGGGGCCCGAGGACGAAGGCGTGTACCACTGTGCCCCCAGCGCCTGGGTGCAGCACGCTGACTACAGCTGGTACCAGGCGGGCAGTGCCCGCTCAGGGCCTGTCACGGTCTACCCGTACACACATG CCCTGGACACCCTGTTTGTGCCCCTGCTGGTGGGTGCAGGGCTTGCCCTAGCCATCGGAGCCACCATCCTGGGCTCCATCACCTGCTGCTTCATGAAGAGGCTGCAGAAACGGTGA